Proteins encoded in a region of the Puniceibacterium sp. IMCC21224 genome:
- the sufB gene encoding Fe-S cluster assembly protein SufB: MTALDNPTVEDAVVVKDGVDQETVDAVRQVGGKYKYGWNTDIEMEYAPKGLTPDIVKLISEKNGEPEWMTEWRMGAYNRWLKMKEPDWAMVDYPQIDFQDQYYYARPTSMAEKPKSLDEVDPKLLDTYKKLGIPLKEQMILAGVEGAEDAPAEGRKVAVDAVFDSVSVGTTFQKELKAAGVIFCSISEAIKEHPELVKKYLGSVVPVQDNFYATLNSAVFSDGSFVYIPPGVRCPMELSTYFRINAENTGQFERTLIIADKGSYVSYLEGCTAPMRDISQLHAAVVEIIIEEDAEVKYSTVQNWYPGDENGKGGIYNFVTKRADCRGDRAKVMWTQVETGSAVTWKYPSCILRGDDSQGEFYSIAITNHHQQADTGTKMVHLGKRTKSRIVSKGISAGQAQNTYRGLVSMHPKAKDSRNYTQCDSLLIGDKCGAHTVPYIEVRNNSSRVEHEATTSKVDDDQMFYCRQRGIGEEEAVALIVNGFAKEVLQALPMEFAMEAQALVAISLEGSVG; the protein is encoded by the coding sequence ATGACAGCTTTGGACAATCCGACAGTGGAAGACGCAGTGGTGGTCAAGGATGGCGTCGATCAGGAAACAGTTGATGCGGTGCGTCAGGTCGGCGGCAAGTACAAATACGGCTGGAACACTGACATCGAGATGGAATATGCCCCCAAGGGGCTGACGCCGGATATCGTCAAGCTGATCTCGGAAAAGAACGGCGAACCTGAGTGGATGACCGAATGGCGCATGGGGGCTTACAACCGCTGGCTCAAGATGAAGGAACCGGACTGGGCGATGGTCGACTATCCCCAAATCGACTTTCAGGATCAGTATTACTATGCCCGCCCCACCAGCATGGCCGAAAAGCCAAAGTCGCTGGATGAGGTCGACCCCAAACTGTTGGACACCTACAAAAAACTGGGCATCCCCCTCAAGGAGCAGATGATCCTGGCCGGGGTCGAAGGCGCCGAGGACGCGCCCGCAGAGGGCCGCAAGGTCGCCGTCGATGCGGTGTTTGATTCGGTGTCGGTCGGCACCACGTTTCAAAAAGAGCTGAAGGCCGCTGGCGTGATATTCTGCTCGATCTCCGAGGCGATCAAGGAGCATCCTGAGCTGGTGAAAAAGTACCTTGGGTCGGTGGTTCCGGTACAGGACAACTTTTACGCCACGCTGAACAGCGCCGTGTTTTCCGATGGCTCGTTCGTCTACATCCCGCCCGGCGTGCGCTGCCCGATGGAGCTGTCGACCTATTTCCGCATCAACGCCGAAAACACCGGCCAGTTCGAGCGGACGTTGATTATTGCCGACAAGGGGAGCTATGTCAGCTACCTCGAAGGCTGCACCGCGCCGATGCGCGACATCAGCCAACTGCACGCGGCGGTGGTGGAAATCATCATCGAAGAAGATGCCGAGGTGAAATATTCCACGGTGCAGAACTGGTATCCCGGCGACGAGAACGGCAAGGGTGGGATCTACAACTTTGTCACCAAGCGCGCCGATTGCCGCGGTGACCGGGCCAAGGTGATGTGGACCCAGGTCGAGACCGGGTCTGCGGTGACGTGGAAATACCCGTCCTGCATCCTGCGTGGCGACGATTCACAAGGTGAATTCTACTCGATCGCCATCACCAATCACCACCAGCAGGCGGACACCGGCACCAAGATGGTGCATCTGGGCAAACGCACCAAGTCGCGGATCGTCTCCAAGGGGATCAGCGCGGGCCAGGCCCAGAACACCTATCGCGGGCTTGTGTCGATGCACCCCAAAGCCAAGGACAGCCGCAACTATACTCAGTGCGACTCTCTCTTGATTGGGGACAAATGCGGTGCGCATACGGTGCCCTATATCGAGGTGCGCAACAATTCCTCGCGGGTCGAGCACGAGGCCACTACTTCCAAGGTGGACGACGACCAGATGTTCTATTGCCGCCAGCGTGGCATTGGCGAAGAAGAGGCGGTCGCGCTGATCGTTAACGGCTTTGCCAAAGAAGTGTTGCAGGCGCTGCCGATGGAATTTGCAATGGAGGCGCAGGCGCTGGTCGCGATCTCTCTCGAAGGGTCGGTCGGCTGA
- a CDS encoding cysteine desulfurase family protein, translating into MNRIYLDWNATAPLRPEAREAMIAAMDLVGNPSSVHAEGRAAKSVVERARAQVAMAFGAEGADVVFVSGATEAAALACAGRGLLGADIEHDAVVAWIDPVLPVDTVGRVEVSAPDRTVLQAANSETGVVQDLPDGLAVVDATQVFGKLPVAFNWMGCQMALISAHKLGGPKGIGALVVRRGTDLAAQIRGGGQEMGRRSGTENVIGIAGFGAAAEAAARDLEAGVWDRVEKLRNILELSLEADAKETIFVGKSGRRLPNTSCLAIPGWKGETQVMQMDLAGFAVSAGSACSSGKVRASRVLRAMGYDEATASGAIRISLGPETTEADVMACAQAWLRLYHRFRARAA; encoded by the coding sequence ATGAACCGGATCTATCTGGATTGGAATGCGACGGCGCCGTTACGGCCAGAGGCGCGCGAGGCGATGATTGCGGCGATGGATCTGGTCGGCAATCCGTCGTCTGTACATGCCGAGGGGCGGGCAGCCAAATCCGTGGTTGAGCGGGCGCGGGCTCAGGTGGCGATGGCGTTCGGGGCCGAGGGAGCCGATGTGGTCTTTGTTTCCGGCGCGACCGAGGCGGCGGCGTTGGCCTGTGCCGGGCGTGGGCTGCTGGGGGCAGATATCGAACATGACGCGGTGGTGGCCTGGATTGATCCGGTGTTGCCGGTGGATACGGTGGGGCGCGTAGAGGTATCCGCGCCGGACCGGACGGTATTACAGGCGGCCAATTCCGAAACCGGTGTGGTGCAGGATCTGCCGGATGGGTTGGCCGTGGTGGATGCCACGCAGGTTTTTGGCAAGCTGCCGGTGGCGTTTAACTGGATGGGCTGCCAGATGGCGCTGATCTCGGCGCACAAATTGGGTGGCCCCAAAGGGATCGGCGCATTGGTTGTGCGGCGTGGCACCGATTTGGCAGCGCAGATCAGGGGCGGCGGGCAGGAAATGGGCCGTCGTTCGGGAACTGAGAATGTGATTGGGATTGCTGGATTCGGTGCCGCAGCAGAAGCCGCAGCGCGCGATCTTGAGGCTGGCGTCTGGGATCGGGTCGAAAAACTTAGAAACATTCTAGAATTGTCCCTTGAGGCTGACGCCAAAGAGACTATTTTCGTCGGGAAATCGGGGCGGCGTCTGCCGAACACTTCCTGCCTGGCGATTCCCGGCTGGAAGGGCGAAACGCAGGTGATGCAGATGGACCTTGCCGGCTTTGCCGTTAGCGCCGGTTCGGCCTGTTCGAGCGGCAAGGTTCGCGCCAGCCGGGTCTTGCGGGCGATGGGATACGACGAGGCCACAGCCAGCGGGGCAATTCGCATCAGTCTGGGGCCCGAGACGACAGAGGCGGACGTGATGGCCTGCGCGCAGGCCTGGCTGCGTCTCTATCACAGGTTTCGCGCACGGGCCGCATGA
- a CDS encoding Rrf2 family transcriptional regulator, protein MKLSTKGRYAMVALVDIALQPKGGLVTLSDIAKRQDVSLPYLEQLFVKLRRADLVASVRGPGGGYRLARPATEIKVLDILAAVDETVDAMHKGAGVSGALSGSRAQSLSNRLWQGLSAHVYVFLHQTRLSDVVSNDLVPCPAVPNLFAVVDEA, encoded by the coding sequence ATGAAGCTGAGTACCAAGGGGCGTTATGCTATGGTGGCGCTGGTTGATATCGCGCTGCAACCAAAGGGCGGGCTGGTCACGCTGAGCGATATCGCCAAGCGTCAGGACGTGTCGCTGCCCTATCTTGAGCAGCTTTTTGTCAAACTGCGCCGTGCGGATCTGGTGGCGTCAGTGCGCGGCCCGGGCGGTGGTTATCGGCTCGCGCGGCCAGCGACCGAGATCAAGGTTCTGGATATCTTGGCCGCAGTCGATGAGACCGTGGATGCCATGCACAAAGGTGCCGGAGTGTCAGGTGCGCTGTCGGGCAGCCGGGCGCAATCGCTGTCGAACCGTCTGTGGCAGGGGCTAAGCGCGCATGTCTATGTGTTCCTGCACCAGACGCGGTTGTCGGATGTGGTCAGCAATGATCTTGTGCCATGTCCGGCGGTTCCGAACCTCTTTGCTGTGGTGGACGAGGCGTGA
- a CDS encoding alpha/beta hydrolase encodes MPEVIFPGPEGRLEGRYHPQKDRDAPIAIVLHPHPQFGGTMNNKVVYNLHYAFYNMGFTVLRFNFRGVGRSQGEYDQGLGELSDAASALDYLQSMNNNSKHCWVAGFSFGAWIGMQLLMRRPEITGFVSVSPPANMYDFSFLAPCPASGLIINGTSDRVAPPADTRSLVGKLKEQKGITITHEQIEGSGHFFEEPHMGTMIGNVTDYVKRRLTETSR; translated from the coding sequence ATGCCCGAGGTCATCTTTCCCGGACCCGAAGGCCGCCTCGAAGGCCGCTATCACCCGCAAAAAGACCGTGACGCACCGATTGCCATCGTTCTCCATCCGCATCCGCAATTCGGCGGCACGATGAACAACAAGGTCGTCTACAACCTGCACTACGCCTTTTATAACATGGGTTTTACCGTTCTGCGGTTCAATTTCCGTGGCGTCGGGCGCAGCCAGGGCGAATATGATCAGGGCTTGGGTGAGCTGTCCGACGCTGCTTCGGCCCTCGACTACCTGCAGTCGATGAACAACAATTCCAAGCATTGCTGGGTCGCAGGCTTTTCCTTTGGGGCCTGGATCGGCATGCAACTGCTGATGCGACGGCCCGAGATCACCGGCTTTGTCTCGGTCTCGCCGCCGGCGAATATGTACGACTTTTCGTTCCTTGCGCCCTGCCCGGCATCGGGTCTGATCATCAATGGCACCAGTGATCGCGTGGCCCCGCCTGCGGATACCCGGTCTCTGGTCGGAAAACTCAAGGAACAGAAGGGCATCACCATCACCCACGAGCAGATCGAAGGATCGGGCCACTTCTTTGAAGAGCCGCACATGGGCACGATGATCGGCAATGTCACCGACTATGTGAAGCGCCGGTTGACTGAAACCTCGCGCTGA
- a CDS encoding HD family hydrolase: MSQRADARLDSQMAFLTEADRLKSVNRATRLADGSRYENSAEHSWHIALYALVLGEHAPDEVNINRVIRMLLLHDLVEIDAGDAPVFGDHDAEAMATKEIAAATRLFGLLPGGQGDRLRALWDEFESNQTPDAMFAKSLDRFQPPNQNLASGGGSWIEYNVTQEQFEARVGAKIASGAPTLWDWIRPRAAAFFSKRR; the protein is encoded by the coding sequence ATGAGCCAACGGGCTGATGCGCGTCTTGATTCGCAGATGGCCTTTCTGACCGAGGCGGACCGCCTGAAATCCGTCAACCGTGCGACCAGACTGGCGGACGGGTCGCGCTACGAAAATTCCGCCGAACACAGCTGGCACATCGCGCTATACGCGCTGGTGCTGGGTGAACACGCACCGGACGAGGTGAATATCAACCGCGTCATTCGCATGCTATTGCTGCATGATCTGGTTGAGATCGACGCAGGCGACGCCCCGGTCTTTGGCGATCACGACGCCGAAGCGATGGCAACTAAAGAAATCGCAGCCGCAACGCGATTATTCGGATTGTTGCCCGGTGGTCAGGGCGACAGACTGCGCGCGCTCTGGGACGAATTCGAGTCGAACCAAACCCCGGATGCGATGTTCGCCAAATCGCTCGACCGGTTTCAGCCGCCAAACCAGAACCTAGCCTCGGGGGGCGGATCCTGGATCGAATACAATGTGACGCAAGAGCAGTTCGAGGCCCGTGTCGGTGCCAAGATTGCCAGCGGCGCGCCGACGCTGTGGGACTGGATCAGACCCCGCGCCGCCGCGTTCTTTTCCAAACGCCGCTGA
- the lpdA gene encoding dihydrolipoyl dehydrogenase: MAAQDFDMIVIGAGPGGYVAAIRGAQLGLRVAIVEREHMGGICLNWGCIPTKALLRSAEVYHLMQRATEFGLQADGLGFDLDAVVKRSRGIAKQLNSGVRHLLKKNKVTAVMGNATLSAPGEVSVTTDKGAQVLRAPAIVVATGARARELPGLEADGKHVWTYRHALMPPHMPKRLLVIGSGAIGIEFASFYNALGAEVHVVEVLNRILPIEDAEISGLAQKSFENQGMTIRTNTKVKALERGTDGVVAEIEQDGRTTKEPFDTVISAVGIVANTEGLGLEALGVRIERGHVVTDAMGLTGVPGLYAIGDVAGGPWLAHKASHEGVMVAEHIAGGHPHAVDPQSIAGCTYCQPQIASVGLTEDKARQAGHTIRVGRFPFAGNGKAIALGEPQGLIKTVFDANTGALLGAHMVGAEVTELIQGYVIGRQLETTEQDLMQTVFPHPTLSEMMHESVLDAWDRALHF, translated from the coding sequence ATGGCCGCGCAAGACTTTGACATGATTGTAATCGGTGCCGGGCCGGGTGGCTATGTCGCCGCGATCCGGGGCGCGCAGTTGGGTCTGCGCGTCGCCATTGTCGAACGCGAGCATATGGGCGGCATCTGCCTGAACTGGGGCTGCATCCCGACCAAGGCGTTGTTGCGATCCGCCGAGGTGTATCACCTGATGCAGCGCGCGACGGAATTCGGGCTACAGGCCGATGGGTTGGGATTTGATCTGGATGCGGTGGTCAAGCGGTCGCGCGGGATTGCCAAACAGCTCAACTCTGGTGTCAGGCATCTGCTGAAAAAGAACAAGGTGACGGCGGTTATGGGGAACGCCACGTTGTCCGCGCCGGGCGAGGTGTCGGTGACGACTGACAAGGGTGCGCAGGTACTGCGTGCGCCCGCGATTGTGGTGGCCACCGGCGCAAGGGCACGCGAATTGCCGGGGCTTGAGGCGGACGGCAAACACGTCTGGACCTACCGCCACGCGCTCATGCCGCCACATATGCCGAAACGGCTGCTGGTCATTGGATCGGGTGCCATCGGGATCGAATTTGCCAGCTTTTACAATGCGCTTGGGGCAGAGGTGCATGTGGTCGAGGTGCTGAACCGCATCCTCCCGATCGAAGATGCCGAGATCAGCGGTTTAGCCCAGAAGTCCTTTGAAAATCAGGGTATGACGATCCGCACCAACACCAAGGTCAAGGCGCTGGAGCGTGGCACTGATGGTGTCGTGGCCGAGATTGAACAGGACGGCAGGACCACGAAAGAGCCGTTCGATACGGTGATTTCCGCCGTCGGTATCGTCGCCAATACCGAAGGGTTGGGGCTTGAGGCGCTTGGTGTACGGATCGAGCGTGGCCATGTGGTGACGGACGCGATGGGCCTGACCGGGGTGCCAGGGCTCTATGCAATTGGCGATGTTGCGGGTGGGCCGTGGCTGGCACACAAGGCCAGCCACGAAGGGGTGATGGTGGCCGAGCATATCGCTGGCGGTCACCCGCATGCCGTCGATCCGCAATCTATCGCCGGCTGCACCTATTGCCAGCCACAGATCGCCAGTGTTGGTCTGACCGAGGACAAGGCCCGCCAAGCCGGACATACCATCCGGGTGGGGCGGTTCCCCTTTGCCGGCAATGGCAAGGCGATTGCCTTGGGCGAACCCCAGGGGCTGATCAAGACGGTCTTTGATGCAAATACCGGCGCATTGTTGGGGGCACATATGGTTGGGGCCGAGGTGACAGAATTGATCCAGGGCTATGTCATTGGTCGCCAGTTGGAGACCACAGAACAGGATCTGATGCAGACCGTGTTTCCACATCCGACATTGTCAGAAATGATGCATGAATCTGTGCTCGACGCCTGGGATCGCGCTCTGCACTTTTAA
- a CDS encoding DUF924 family protein gives MVAPEDILSFWLDEIGPDGWYKGGEALDAQVRDRFEAAWTGAMEGRHALWLTYPTGSLAYIILLDQFPRNMFRDTPKSFASDRYALAAAKQAISRGWDLKIDEPARQFFYMPLMHSENLTDQDRCIRLMKERMTQTGDNNLLHARAHREVIRQFGRFPTRNAALDRCPTAPEKAYVADGGYGRTVRELVSAKG, from the coding sequence ATGGTGGCGCCCGAAGATATATTGAGTTTCTGGCTGGACGAGATTGGTCCAGATGGTTGGTACAAGGGGGGCGAGGCGTTGGACGCGCAAGTGCGCGACCGCTTTGAGGCAGCATGGACCGGCGCGATGGAAGGGCGTCACGCGCTGTGGCTGACCTACCCGACGGGTTCGCTGGCCTATATTATCCTGTTGGACCAGTTTCCGCGCAACATGTTCCGGGACACGCCAAAAAGCTTTGCGTCGGACCGCTATGCGCTGGCGGCGGCCAAGCAGGCGATCAGCCGGGGTTGGGATCTCAAGATTGATGAACCGGCGCGGCAGTTCTTTTATATGCCGTTGATGCATTCGGAAAACCTGACCGACCAGGACCGTTGCATCCGTTTGATGAAAGAACGGATGACCCAGACCGGCGACAACAACCTGTTGCACGCCCGCGCACATCGCGAAGTGATCCGACAGTTTGGCCGCTTTCCGACGCGCAATGCCGCCCTTGACCGCTGCCCTACAGCACCGGAAAAAGCCTATGTCGCGGACGGTGGCTATGGCCGCACAGTCCGCGAACTGGTGTCAGCCAAGGGGTGA
- a CDS encoding MFS transporter: MFEVFKSSWALLLGMLLLMLGNGLQGSLLGVRGGAAGFSAFEMSIVMSAYFAGFLFASRMTPGMIRRVGHVRVFAALGSFISAVIILYPAVQHPVAWALGRVVIGFCFCGVYVTAESWLNNSATNETRGQTLSLYMIVQTLGIIAAQALLLIPDPSGYLLFVIPSVLVSIAFAPILLSISPTPTFETTKPMSLPSLFSTSPLGCVGMFLLGGVFAAQFGMSAVYGTEAGLTLKQISIFVASFYVGATVLQYPLGWLSDRMDRRRLITMVAALGGVAAVVAVIMNENFTVLLCAAFVIGGSSNPLYSLLMAYTNDFLGPEDMASASAGLLFINGLGAIAGPLITGWVMQQVGPGGYFILIAALLLLLTGYALWRMTRRAAPLTQETSAYATLTPAASPVMVELAQEFAIDAADAREDDADDAGADRAAGTE; this comes from the coding sequence ATGTTCGAAGTCTTCAAGAGTTCCTGGGCGTTGCTGCTGGGCATGTTGCTGTTGATGTTGGGCAATGGCCTGCAAGGCTCGCTTTTGGGCGTGCGCGGCGGGGCGGCGGGTTTTTCCGCGTTTGAAATGTCCATCGTCATGTCGGCGTATTTCGCGGGTTTCCTGTTTGCGTCGCGTATGACGCCTGGCATGATCCGGCGCGTCGGACATGTGCGGGTGTTTGCGGCGCTTGGGTCGTTCATCTCGGCGGTGATCATCCTTTACCCTGCGGTGCAGCATCCAGTGGCCTGGGCGCTGGGGCGGGTGGTGATCGGATTTTGCTTTTGCGGCGTCTATGTCACGGCGGAAAGCTGGCTGAACAACTCGGCCACAAATGAAACGCGCGGACAGACACTGTCGCTTTATATGATCGTGCAGACGCTGGGCATCATTGCGGCGCAGGCGCTGCTGTTGATTCCGGACCCAAGCGGATATCTGCTGTTTGTGATCCCATCGGTCCTCGTGTCGATCGCCTTTGCGCCGATTCTGCTGTCGATCAGCCCGACACCGACCTTTGAAACCACCAAACCGATGAGCCTGCCGAGTCTGTTCAGTACCTCACCTTTGGGCTGTGTCGGCATGTTTCTGCTGGGCGGCGTGTTCGCAGCGCAATTTGGTATGTCGGCGGTCTATGGGACCGAAGCTGGGCTGACCCTGAAGCAGATTTCGATCTTTGTCGCCTCGTTCTATGTTGGCGCTACAGTGCTCCAATATCCGCTGGGCTGGCTGTCGGACCGCATGGACCGCCGCCGTCTGATCACAATGGTGGCCGCGTTGGGTGGCGTCGCGGCGGTTGTAGCTGTGATAATGAACGAGAATTTTACCGTTCTGTTGTGTGCCGCCTTTGTGATTGGTGGCTCTTCAAACCCGCTATATTCGCTGCTCATGGCCTATACCAACGACTTTCTTGGACCCGAGGATATGGCCAGTGCTTCGGCTGGGTTGTTGTTTATCAACGGCTTGGGGGCGATTGCGGGTCCACTGATCACCGGTTGGGTGATGCAGCAGGTTGGCCCCGGCGGGTATTTCATCCTGATTGCGGCGCTTTTGCTGCTGCTGACGGGCTATGCGCTCTGGCGGATGACTCGCCGCGCCGCGCCGCTGACGCAAGAAACAAGCGCCTATGCCACGCTGACCCCGGCGGCGTCGCCGGTCATGGTGGAACTGGCACAGGAATTTGCCATCGACGCCGCCGATGCCCGCGAGGACGACGCGGACGATGCAGGTGCCGACAGGGCGGCCGGGACGGAATGA
- a CDS encoding TadE/TadG family type IV pilus assembly protein — protein sequence MLNGFSTRGFIARFRKEETGSLSVEVAIWTPLILASLLAVIDFSHLMVSNASMWNAARNTARAVSVHRVRPDDAERYLRDNLFFNDTPYIVSVQSGTDEVVATVSLNMADVALTPIVGRYLGGTMIASISMLKEPE from the coding sequence ATGTTAAATGGTTTCTCAACACGTGGCTTCATAGCAAGGTTTCGCAAGGAGGAGACAGGTTCCCTATCCGTCGAGGTGGCAATCTGGACGCCGCTGATACTGGCCTCATTGTTGGCGGTCATCGATTTTTCCCACCTCATGGTCTCCAACGCCAGCATGTGGAATGCGGCGCGCAACACCGCCCGCGCAGTGTCGGTACATAGGGTCCGGCCTGACGACGCCGAGCGATATCTGCGCGACAATCTGTTCTTCAACGACACACCCTATATCGTATCGGTTCAATCCGGCACCGACGAAGTGGTGGCGACCGTATCACTGAACATGGCCGACGTTGCGCTGACTCCGATTGTGGGCAGGTACCTCGGTGGCACGATGATTGCCTCAATCTCAATGCTGAAAGAGCCAGAGTGA